Below is a genomic region from Marinobacter salarius.
TCGGCCAGGCGGGCGACCTCTGGCGTGGAGTGGGACACGTAGATGATGGGAATCGCAAGGGTGTCCCGGAGCCTCTCGAGGTAGGGCAGGATGTCCTGTTTGCTGGCGCGGTCCAGAGCGGACAGCGGCTCATCCATCAGTAACAGCCTTGGACTGGTCAGCAGTGCCCGCGCAATCGCGACCCGCTGGCGCTCACCGCCGGAAAGTCCGGCAGGCATGCGCTCCAGGAGGGATTCCAGGCCGAGCCAGCGAACGGCATCATCGAATCTGATCTGTCGTTCGCCGGCGGGAATGCGGCGGTAACCGAACTCCAGGTTCCTGCGCACGTTCAGGTGGGGAAAAAGCTGGGTTTCCTGGAACACGTAGGCCAGGGCGCGCTTGTGTACCGGCCGGACGAGCTCTTCCGTCTGCCAGGGTTCGCCCAGAACGGTCATGGTTCCGGGCGCGTGCTGAAGGCCTGCCATGCACCGAAGCAGTGTGGTCTTGCCGCAACCGGAGTGCCCGAACAGGGCGGTAATGCCGGTACCCGGGAGGGTCAGGTCAACGTCCAGGTCGAACCCCGGAAAGGCACACCGGAAGCGGGCATGGATAGTGGCGGTCATCTGAGAGCTCCCGCGCGGGCTTTGCCGTTAAGCGCGTAGAGGGTCACCAGAACCACAAAGGAGAACACCACCATGCCGGCGGACAGCCAGTGGGCCTGGGCGTACTCAAGGGATTCCACGTGGTCGTAGATGGCCACCGACAACACCTTGGTTTCACCCGGGATGTTACCACCGATCATCAGGATCACGCCGAACTCACCGATGGTGTGGGCGAAGGTGAGCACGGAGGCGGTCAGGAATCCGTTTCTTGCCAGGGGCACTGCGATAAACAGGAATCGCTCCCACGGAGCGGCACGAAGGGTTGAGGCGGCTTCCATGAAGCCCTCGCCGACGGCTTCAAAGGCATTCTGCATAGGTTGAACGGTGAATGGCAGGGAGTATATGACCGACGCCACCACCAGGCCCTCAAAAGTAAATGGCAACAGGCCAATGCCCAGAGACTG
It encodes:
- the modB gene encoding molybdate ABC transporter permease subunit, coding for MLETYWDPVWLTLRLATTTTLLLLLIGTPIAWWLARSRHWLRQPVAAIVALPLVLPPTVLGFYLLLVMGPDGWVGQVTQSLGIGLLPFTFEGLVVASVIYSLPFTVQPMQNAFEAVGEGFMEAASTLRAAPWERFLFIAVPLARNGFLTASVLTFAHTIGEFGVILMIGGNIPGETKVLSVAIYDHVESLEYAQAHWLSAGMVVFSFVVLVTLYALNGKARAGALR
- the modC gene encoding molybdenum ABC transporter ATP-binding protein, which produces MTATIHARFRCAFPGFDLDVDLTLPGTGITALFGHSGCGKTTLLRCMAGLQHAPGTMTVLGEPWQTEELVRPVHKRALAYVFQETQLFPHLNVRRNLEFGYRRIPAGERQIRFDDAVRWLGLESLLERMPAGLSGGERQRVAIARALLTSPRLLLMDEPLSALDRASKQDILPYLERLRDTLAIPIIYVSHSTPEVARLADHIVMMEDGRVVAQGPLQETLARTNNPFRLEDDAGVLLEGRIDHLDERWHLALFRFDGGQLWLRQDDRLTPGDRVRVQVLARDISLALTEHSDQSIQNLVPAIIDQVDPDVAPGVSLVRLLAGPTPLLSRLTTRSVDQLGLEPGKTVWMQIKSVALVD